Proteins encoded in a region of the Quercus lobata isolate SW786 chromosome 8, ValleyOak3.0 Primary Assembly, whole genome shotgun sequence genome:
- the LOC115954759 gene encoding receptor-like protein 9DC3 isoform X2: MNSFRGTIPETLANCTRLNTVSFNGNQLEGLLPPSLVNCTSLEVLDLGNNKINGSFPYWLEALSELHVLVLRSNRFHGPIGIHNTSGMLFSKLQILDLSHNQFTGLLPSHYFGNMKAMMINDEGKQELEYLGENYFHDMAGSTYYKYTVGVTVKGLETPPIGIPTIFTTIDLSSNKFQGEIPEAIASLNFLRLLNLSHNSLTGSIPSLLANLSALESLDLSSNRLVGEIPMQLTSLTFLALLNLSQNHLTGLIPQGKQFATFQNDSYDDNLGLCGFPLSKQCTTDASPLTPPSIFQEDNDSMFASGFGWKAVLIGYGCGLVFGLAVGYVAFKTEKPHWLVRFVEGERNGKTRRPNNKRLGRRRS; the protein is encoded by the coding sequence ATGAATAGCTTCCGAGGAACCATCCCTGAAACACTTGCAAATTGCACAAGATTGAACACTGTCAGCTTTAATGGAAATCAATTGGAAGGGTTATTGCCACCATCTTTGGTCAACTGTACAAGTCTCGAAGTTCTAGACCTTGGAAATAACAAGATAAATGGTTCATTTCCGTATTGGCTGGAAGCACTTTCTGAGCTACATGTTCTTGTCCTAAGATCCAATAGATTTCACGGCCCCATAGGAATTCATAATACTAGTGGGATGCTTTTCTCTAAACTACAAATTCTTGATCTCTCTCACAATCAGTTTACTGGTCTTTTACCAAGTCATTATTTTGGAAACATGAAAGCCATGATGATTAATGATGAGGGCAAGCAAGAATTGGAATATTTGggtgaaaattattttcatgataTGGCGGGTTCAACTTATTATAAATATACAGTAGGGGTGACAGTGAAAGGTTTGGAGACTCCACCAATTGGAATCCCAACAATCTTCACAACCATTGATTTATCGAGTAACAAATTCCAGGGAGAGATTCCAGAGGCAATTGCAAGTCTTAACTTTCTCCGATTGCTTAATCTTTCCCATAATAGCTTAACCGGCTCTATACCATCTTTATTGGCAAATTTGTCAGCACTTGAATCATTGGACCTCTCTTCAAATAGACTTGTTGGGGAAATCCCTATGCAATTGACAAGTCTAACATTTTTGGCTTTATTAAACCTTTCACAAAATCATCTCACAGGACTCATTCCACAAGGTAAACAGTTTGCTACATTCCAAAATGACTCTTATGATGATAACTTGGGACTGTGTGGATTCCCATTGTCTAAGCAATGTACTACAGATGCATCACCACTGACACCACCATCAATATTCCAAGAAGACAATGATTCAATGTTTGCAAGTGGATTTGGTTGGAAGGCTGTGTTAATTGGCTATGGATGTGGCTTGGTGTTTGGATTAGCTGTGGGATATGTTGCTTTTAAAACAGAAAAACCTCATTGGCTTGTAAGGTTTGTTGAAGGAGAACGAAATGGAAAGACGAGAAGGCCTAATAATAAAAGACTTGGGCGAAGAAGAAGTTAA